The nucleotide window CGAGGTTCATGTAGGTTTCCACCGGATCGCGCATAAATCACCTGAGGGTTGTCGAGGGCGACAGCTCGCGGGAGCGACAAAAACGGCTCCGCCGCAGGCGTTCGCCCCGTGATGCAGGACGTGAAGCGAGGTCACAGATATGAGCCGATTGCGCGGCGACAAGGGTGGGCCCCGTTTCCACCCGTGAGTTGATACCGATTCGGCCAATCCCGGCAAAACCGACGAACGGCTTTTCTCCGCCGATGCCACGGCTTTCACGCCGCATCGTTAACGGTGCCTGAGGATGCAAAACGGCCGCCGTGACGGTGTAAGCTGGGATGCAAAGGGGCGCGCTCGGGTGGCAGGTTCAAAAGCCCGATCGACACGCGACGCCGGACAAACGGTCTTTCTTCTGCCATTCTCAACCATCGGGGCGCTCCGCCCAAGGATAGCTAGACGAGTTTCCAGGCCCGCTCGATGCGATTGATTTCATCGGCGATGAGGCGCTTCGCTTTTCCCGGATCGCCCCCAATTTCAATTGCGATCACGCCTGGTCTCGGATCGAACTTCTTACGGATATCAGGCTGCAAATATGGCCGCAGGGAAAGGTAGGAGCTTGTGGTCGTGAAGCCTCGGCCGGACTCACTAACTACATCGAAACCTGGATTCCAATTGTCGATTAACTCGCGACGCCAATCGTCGATCAGGCGTTGGCGCCGAGCTAGTCGTTGGCGCTGTCTTTCGATCCCCCAATTTGCCCATGGCGCGAGAATCGATGCAGCGCCACCAATAGCTGCAGGCGCAACAAATTGAAAAATAAAATCTAATATATTCAATGCATACCTTCATCGGCAGGATCAGACTTCCATCTTAGGTTGCAAGATATTTGTCCGCTGTTCAGTGGGCAAGCGTATTGAGAGGCCGCTCAATGCAAAACGGCCGCCGTGACGGTGTCACGGCGGCCGCAGCGATGATTTTCAGACGATGCGGATCAGGCCGCGGTCTTGTCGTCCTCGTCCTTGTACAGCTCCTCGCGGGTGACCGGCTTCTCGGTCACGTTGGCGAGCTCCAGGATGAAATCGACCACCTTGTCTTCGTAGATCGGGGCGCGGAGCTGGGCGACGGCTTCCGGATTGGAGCGGTAGTAGTCCCAGACCTCCTTCTCGCGGCCCGGCATCTGCCGGGCGCGCTCGATCACCGCACGGCTGACTTCGTCGTCGGTGACCTGGATCTTGTTCTTCTCGCCGATCTCCGACAGCACCAGGCCGAGACGGACGCGGCGGTCGGCGATCTTGCGATACTCTTCCTTGGCGGCGTCTTCGGTGGTGTTCTCGTCGGCGAAGGTCTTGCCGGTCGACTGCATCTCGGCGTTGATCGAGCGCCACATCACCTCGAACTCCTGCTCGATCAGCGACGGCGGAGCATCGAACTTGTGGGCTTCGTCGAGCCGGTCGAGCAACTGGCGCTTGACCTTGAGCCGCGACGCGCCGGCGTATTCGGCGGCGAGCCGGGCCTTGGCGGCTTCCTTCAGCTTGTCGAGCGATTCCATGCCGAGCGTCTTGGCGAACTCGTCGTCGATCGTGGTCTCCTGCGGAGCCTCGAGCTTGGTCGCGGTGGTCTCGAACTCGGCCGGCTTTCCGGCCAGGGTGTCGCTGGCGTAGTTGGTCGGGAACGTCACCTTGATGGTGCGGGTCTCGCCCACCGCGATGCCGACAAGCTGATCCTCAAAGCCCGGAATGAAGCTGGCCGAGCCGATCACCACCGGAATGTCCTCGCCGGTGCCGCCGTCGAACGCGACGCCGTCGATGGTGCCCTTGAACGACACGGTGACGCGGTCGCCGGTCTCGGCCTTGGCGCCCTCGGCCTTGTCGGCGTAGGAGCGATTGGCCTCGGCGATCCGCTTGATCGCGTCATCGACGTCGGATTCGGCCACCTCGACCACCGGCTTCTCGACCGAGAAGCTCTTGAAGTCGGCCAGTTCGATCGCCGGGACCACCTCGATCGCCACCGTGTAGGTGAGATCGGACTTGCCCTCGAGGATGTCCTCGATCTCCTTCTGGTCCTGCGGCATGGTGATCTTCGGCTCGGTGGCGAGCCGGAAGCCGCGCTCCGAAAAGATGCCATCGTTGGTGTCGCGGACCAGCTTGTCGATGGTCTCGGCGGCGACCGAACGGCCGTACACGCGCTTCAGATGAGCGGTCGGCACCTTGCCCGGACGAAATCCGTTGAGGCGCACCTTGTCCTTCAGATCGGCGAGCCGTTCGCCGACCTTGGCGTCGATGTCCGCAGCCGGGACACTGACCTGGAATTCGCGCTTCAATCCGTCGGCAACGGTTTCCTTGACCTGCATGGTGTCGATCTTCTTCTCTTGGCTCCGGCCGAAGGACCGGAAATGGTCGAACTGCGATGCGGCCTCACAGCCTGCATCATCGGGTTGGCGGACATCCGTCCTGGCGGACGGCCCTCCGGAAAATCGTCATGAGCAAAAGCACTTGCGTGGTGCGGGCGGAGGGACTCGAACCC belongs to Rhodopseudomonas palustris and includes:
- the tig gene encoding trigger factor gives rise to the protein MQVKETVADGLKREFQVSVPAADIDAKVGERLADLKDKVRLNGFRPGKVPTAHLKRVYGRSVAAETIDKLVRDTNDGIFSERGFRLATEPKITMPQDQKEIEDILEGKSDLTYTVAIEVVPAIELADFKSFSVEKPVVEVAESDVDDAIKRIAEANRSYADKAEGAKAETGDRVTVSFKGTIDGVAFDGGTGEDIPVVIGSASFIPGFEDQLVGIAVGETRTIKVTFPTNYASDTLAGKPAEFETTATKLEAPQETTIDDEFAKTLGMESLDKLKEAAKARLAAEYAGASRLKVKRQLLDRLDEAHKFDAPPSLIEQEFEVMWRSINAEMQSTGKTFADENTTEDAAKEEYRKIADRRVRLGLVLSEIGEKNKIQVTDDEVSRAVIERARQMPGREKEVWDYYRSNPEAVAQLRAPIYEDKVVDFILELANVTEKPVTREELYKDEDDKTAA